One stretch of Musicola paradisiaca NCPPB 2511 DNA includes these proteins:
- a CDS encoding glutathione S-transferase family protein, translated as MLKILGKTTSINVRKALWTCEEAGLDYVQEDYGSGFASTQTDAFRAMNPNAMVPVLIDDEFVLWESNSICRYLARKAGRNDLLPNEPQACANVEHWMDWQATEFNNAWRYVFPALARKNPAYNDQHAIAAGIKEWNHCIGILEQQLQRTGAWAAGETFTLADVVLGLSVNRWKMTPFPHPEVPAIDAWFTRLNQRPAFLRHGNNGMV; from the coding sequence ATGCTCAAAATACTCGGCAAAACGACGTCAATCAATGTGCGTAAGGCGCTCTGGACTTGCGAAGAAGCGGGGCTGGATTATGTTCAGGAAGATTACGGTAGCGGGTTTGCCTCGACGCAAACCGATGCGTTTCGCGCCATGAACCCGAACGCCATGGTGCCCGTGCTGATTGATGATGAATTTGTGCTGTGGGAATCCAATTCGATTTGCCGTTATCTGGCACGCAAAGCCGGGCGTAACGACTTGCTCCCCAACGAACCGCAGGCGTGCGCCAACGTTGAACACTGGATGGACTGGCAGGCAACCGAATTTAACAACGCCTGGCGCTATGTCTTCCCGGCGCTGGCGCGCAAGAACCCGGCCTATAACGATCAACATGCGATTGCCGCAGGCATTAAAGAGTGGAACCACTGCATAGGTATTCTTGAACAACAACTCCAGCGCACCGGTGCATGGGCGGCCGGTGAGACGTTTACCCTGGCGGATGTGGTGCTTGGGTTGTCGGTGAACCGCTGGAAAATGACACCGTTTCCCCACCCCGAAGTCCCTGCCATTGACGCATGGTTTACGCGCCTGAATCAGCGGCCGGCATTTTTGCGTCATGGGAATAACGGGATGGTCTAA
- a CDS encoding SDR family oxidoreductase, translating into MDLGIAGKQALVWGGSRGLGKAVGRQLAQEGVQVTLLARTADVLRQAQDEIEQAIGVRPRAVVADITRDEGRRAALAACPQPDIVINNASGPAPGDFRDWTRQHWLDALDGMMLGPIEMMRLTVDGMRQRGFGRIVNITSRSVKIPQLELGLSNSARSGLTGFVAGLSRTVVRDNVTINNLLPGIFDTDGQWQHIQSLVAQTGKSYQQLHQARAAANPAGRYGQPEEFGAACAFLCSRQAAFITGQNWLIDGGSYPGTF; encoded by the coding sequence ATGGATTTGGGCATTGCGGGTAAACAGGCGCTGGTCTGGGGCGGCAGCCGAGGGCTGGGCAAAGCCGTTGGCCGCCAACTGGCGCAGGAAGGCGTGCAGGTGACGCTGTTGGCGCGCACCGCGGACGTGCTGCGCCAGGCGCAGGATGAAATAGAACAGGCGATCGGCGTGCGCCCGCGGGCGGTGGTGGCGGACATCACCCGCGATGAAGGACGACGGGCGGCACTGGCGGCTTGTCCGCAGCCGGACATTGTGATCAACAACGCCAGCGGTCCCGCGCCGGGCGATTTTCGCGACTGGACACGCCAGCATTGGCTGGACGCGCTCGACGGCATGATGCTTGGCCCGATCGAAATGATGCGGTTGACGGTGGACGGCATGCGCCAGCGTGGTTTCGGGCGCATCGTCAACATCACCTCCCGTAGCGTGAAGATCCCACAGTTGGAGCTGGGGCTGTCGAACAGCGCCCGCTCGGGGTTGACCGGCTTTGTCGCCGGGCTGTCCCGCACGGTGGTGCGTGACAATGTCACCATTAACAACCTGCTGCCGGGCATCTTCGATACCGACGGCCAGTGGCAGCACATTCAGTCGCTGGTGGCGCAGACCGGCAAATCCTATCAGCAACTGCACCAGGCGCGGGCGGCGGCCAACCCGGCCGGGCGCTATGGGCAGCCGGAGGAGTTCGGCGCCGCCTGTGCGTTCCTGTGCTCGCGGCAGGCGGCGTTCATCACCGGGCAGAATTGGCTGATCGACGGCGGCAGTTATCCGGGCACGTTTTAA
- a CDS encoding 4-hydroxy-tetrahydrodipicolinate synthase family protein has product MSRAKIEGSFVALITPFNDNGSVDFGAFEALLQFQEQNGTAAVLIMGSTGEVSMLSPEERREIIRRTARFNSGKMKIFFGCTGNNTDTTIDYVRFAQDNGADGAIIAAPAYICASESDIEHYFLEIADATDLPLGIYNNPPRVKTDLHWTSLLRIFKHPNYVIHKESTTRVGQVAQVLAGNPDVSVMCCDSPNLGLVVPTMSLGGHGTANMTGNIAPAELAAISRPWRDAGDAERFRAAYQHLLPLLHYTYSAINPVAVKSLMKAVGLPAGSLRRPLRDLDGDALERGVRIVAELGLREKYGFR; this is encoded by the coding sequence ATGAGCAGAGCAAAAATCGAAGGGTCGTTTGTGGCGCTAATCACCCCGTTTAACGACAACGGCAGTGTGGATTTCGGCGCATTTGAAGCCCTGTTGCAGTTTCAGGAACAAAACGGTACCGCCGCGGTGTTGATTATGGGCTCTACCGGTGAAGTGTCGATGCTGTCGCCGGAAGAACGTCGGGAAATCATTCGTCGCACCGCCCGTTTCAATAGCGGCAAGATGAAGATCTTTTTCGGCTGTACCGGCAACAATACCGATACCACCATCGACTATGTGCGTTTTGCCCAAGACAACGGCGCCGATGGCGCCATCATCGCCGCGCCCGCCTATATCTGCGCCAGCGAAAGCGATATCGAGCACTATTTTCTGGAGATCGCCGATGCCACCGACCTGCCGCTCGGTATCTACAACAACCCGCCACGGGTGAAGACCGACCTGCACTGGACGTCGCTGCTGCGCATCTTCAAGCACCCGAATTACGTGATCCATAAGGAATCCACCACCCGCGTCGGCCAGGTAGCGCAAGTGCTGGCGGGCAACCCGGATGTGTCGGTGATGTGCTGTGATTCGCCTAATCTCGGGCTGGTGGTACCCACGATGTCGCTGGGCGGCCACGGCACCGCCAATATGACCGGCAATATCGCGCCGGCAGAGCTGGCGGCGATCTCCCGGCCGTGGCGGGACGCGGGGGACGCCGAGCGTTTCCGTGCGGCTTATCAGCATCTGCTGCCGCTGCTGCACTACACCTATTCCGCCATCAATCCGGTGGCGGTGAAATCGCTGATGAAGGCGGTCGGCCTGCCTGCGGGCAGCCTGCGTCGCCCGCTGCGCGACCTGGACGGCGACGCGCTGGAGCGTGGGGTGCGCATTGTGGCGGAGCTGGGGCTGCGGGAGAAGTATGGGTTTCGCTGA
- a CDS encoding TetR/AcrR family transcriptional regulator yields MHTAAKEKEGDVRQRILQEAMTRFAHKGSDLTTVREITEATQVNVAAINYHFGSKDGLLQAVLDAVLQPLNTERGRLLDEAERRWGESPPLGALLDALLRPLVQSARTPDGGRIAVRLLQHLRATPQGEVSLLLSDRFDGTAHRFIQAFGRAVPHISRAEAIWRYEFARGAAMHVLADVDPRSGRLSLLSQGLCDSNDDEQVLQQLLRFVSAGFAA; encoded by the coding sequence ATGCATACAGCAGCTAAAGAAAAAGAAGGGGATGTTCGCCAGCGCATCCTGCAGGAGGCGATGACGCGTTTCGCCCACAAGGGCAGCGATCTGACCACCGTGCGGGAGATTACCGAAGCGACGCAGGTCAACGTCGCCGCCATCAATTACCACTTCGGCTCCAAAGATGGGTTGTTGCAGGCGGTGCTGGATGCGGTGTTGCAGCCGTTGAACACCGAGCGCGGCCGGTTGCTGGACGAGGCGGAGCGGCGCTGGGGCGAGTCGCCGCCGCTAGGAGCGCTGCTGGATGCGCTGTTGCGCCCGCTGGTGCAGAGTGCCCGCACGCCGGACGGCGGTCGTATCGCGGTACGGCTGTTGCAGCACCTGCGCGCCACGCCGCAAGGCGAGGTATCGCTGTTGCTGTCGGATCGTTTCGATGGCACCGCTCACCGTTTTATTCAGGCGTTCGGCCGGGCGGTGCCGCATATTTCGCGCGCCGAGGCTATCTGGCGTTATGAGTTTGCCCGCGGCGCAGCCATGCATGTGCTGGCGGACGTCGATCCGCGATCCGGCCGGTTGTCGCTGTTATCGCAAGGGTTATGCGACAGCAACGACGACGAACAAGTGCTGCAGCAATTGCTGCGGTTTGTCAGTGCGGGGTTCGCTGCGTAA
- a CDS encoding M20 aminoacylase family protein, whose amino-acid sequence MADDEQTLRQMIPVLTDIRRHIHQHPEIGFEEFGTAALVAEKLREWGLEVVTDIGGTGVVATLRGKQPGEGVIGLRADMDALRLQEQTGLPYASAYDGKMHACGHDGHTAMLLGAAWLLSCHPDFAGTVHFIFQPAEEGLGGARAMLDDGLLSRFPCQRLFGLHNKPGIDVGRFSLCRGPMLCASDSWRVVFRGTGGHGGSGAHLSIDPTLPAAQFVLALQTVVSRNVPAMEAAVLSVGHIGGGDPLAPNVIPDRVTVTGTGRSYSPVIRELLAKRLTALAQHSAQAFGATAEVDYAFQYPVLVNDREMTERARRAAERVSGVGAVDGEMTPLLGAEDFAYLLEQRPGAFIMAGNGAGDDAHGRPLHTPHYDFNDALIPVGVRYWAELVRQELPIAGGLA is encoded by the coding sequence ATGGCGGACGATGAACAGACATTGCGGCAGATGATTCCGGTACTGACCGACATCCGCCGCCATATTCACCAGCATCCGGAAATCGGTTTTGAGGAGTTCGGTACCGCGGCGCTGGTGGCGGAGAAATTGCGCGAGTGGGGGCTGGAGGTGGTCACTGACATCGGCGGCACCGGCGTGGTGGCAACGCTGCGCGGGAAACAGCCGGGCGAAGGGGTGATCGGCCTGCGCGCCGATATGGACGCGCTGCGCCTGCAAGAGCAAACCGGCCTGCCGTATGCCTCGGCGTATGACGGCAAGATGCACGCCTGCGGCCATGACGGCCATACCGCCATGTTGCTGGGCGCGGCGTGGTTGCTGTCCTGCCATCCGGATTTCGCCGGGACGGTGCATTTCATCTTCCAGCCCGCCGAAGAGGGGCTGGGCGGGGCGCGGGCGATGCTCGACGATGGCCTGCTGAGCCGCTTCCCGTGTCAGCGCCTGTTCGGGTTGCATAACAAACCCGGCATCGACGTCGGGCGCTTTTCGTTGTGCCGCGGGCCGATGTTGTGCGCCAGCGACAGCTGGCGGGTGGTGTTCCGCGGCACCGGCGGCCACGGCGGCTCCGGCGCGCACCTGTCGATTGACCCGACGCTGCCCGCCGCGCAGTTTGTGCTGGCGTTGCAGACGGTGGTCAGCCGCAATGTCCCGGCGATGGAGGCGGCGGTCTTGAGCGTCGGGCATATCGGCGGCGGCGATCCGCTGGCACCCAACGTGATCCCCGACCGTGTCACCGTGACCGGCACCGGGCGCAGCTACTCGCCGGTGATCCGTGAACTGCTGGCCAAACGGTTGACCGCCCTGGCGCAGCACAGTGCGCAAGCGTTCGGCGCGACGGCGGAGGTCGACTACGCCTTTCAATATCCGGTGCTGGTTAACGACCGGGAGATGACTGAACGCGCGCGACGGGCTGCTGAGCGGGTATCCGGCGTGGGCGCGGTCGACGGCGAGATGACGCCGCTACTGGGGGCGGAGGATTTCGCCTATCTGCTGGAGCAGCGCCCCGGTGCGTTCATCATGGCAGGCAACGGCGCTGGCGACGACGCGCACGGCCGGCCGCTACATACCCCGCATTACGATTTCAACGATGCGTTGATCCCGGTCGGAGTCCGTTACTGGGCGGAACTGGTGCGTCAGGAACTGCCGATCGCAGGAGGTCTGGCATGA
- a CDS encoding D-amino acid dehydrogenase: MKVMVLGAGVVGVTSAWYLYQQGFEVEVIDRQPGPALEASFANAGGVCPGFAGPWASPGMLLKAFRWLFVPQAPLKWRPALSPAQWQWLWRFARNCRLDAYRANKGRMQRIAHYSQQCLHQLRDELGLDYAQSSLGVLQLFGNEQELAMAHHASQVLTQFGVNHRLVDRREATRIEPALAQADAPLIGGLYLPDDEAGDCALFTRRLAEVLQQRGVRFHFNTPIERLRMSDERRVSGVETGAGTLTADAVVVALGCASVPLLRQVGIRLPIYPVKGYSATLPIADDAAAPQVCVMYEHHKVMIARLGNQLRAAGIAEISDSSTRPDAKKSDFVASVAQRLFPGAGDYQAAQRWCGLRPMTPDGPGYVGATPIAGLFLACGQGSNGWTQAAGVGRIVADTIAGKTPDIDLDGLTLAGR, translated from the coding sequence ATGAAGGTGATGGTGCTTGGCGCGGGCGTGGTGGGTGTCACCAGCGCCTGGTATTTGTATCAACAAGGGTTTGAGGTCGAGGTGATTGACCGCCAGCCCGGCCCGGCGCTGGAGGCCAGTTTCGCCAACGCAGGCGGCGTGTGCCCCGGCTTTGCCGGCCCGTGGGCGTCGCCCGGCATGTTGCTCAAGGCATTCCGCTGGTTGTTCGTGCCGCAGGCGCCGCTCAAATGGCGCCCGGCGCTTAGCCCAGCGCAGTGGCAGTGGCTGTGGCGCTTCGCCCGCAACTGCCGGTTGGACGCCTATCGCGCCAACAAAGGCCGGATGCAGCGTATCGCCCATTACAGCCAGCAATGCCTGCACCAGTTGCGGGACGAGCTAGGGTTGGACTACGCCCAATCGTCGCTGGGGGTGCTGCAACTGTTCGGCAACGAACAGGAACTGGCGATGGCGCACCATGCATCGCAGGTGCTGACACAGTTCGGCGTCAACCACCGGTTGGTGGATCGACGGGAAGCGACGCGCATCGAACCGGCGCTCGCGCAGGCGGACGCGCCGCTGATCGGCGGCCTCTATTTGCCGGATGACGAAGCAGGGGACTGCGCGCTGTTTACCCGGCGGTTGGCGGAGGTGTTGCAGCAGCGCGGCGTGCGTTTCCATTTCAATACCCCGATTGAACGCCTGCGAATGAGTGACGAGCGGCGGGTGAGCGGCGTGGAAACCGGCGCCGGTACGCTGACGGCGGATGCGGTGGTGGTGGCGCTGGGGTGTGCTTCGGTGCCTTTGCTGCGTCAGGTGGGCATCCGGTTGCCGATTTATCCGGTGAAAGGGTATTCGGCGACGCTGCCGATCGCCGACGATGCCGCCGCGCCGCAGGTGTGTGTGATGTACGAGCATCATAAGGTGATGATCGCCCGTCTGGGGAACCAGTTGCGGGCGGCGGGGATCGCCGAGATTTCCGATTCCAGTACCCGGCCGGATGCGAAGAAGAGCGACTTTGTCGCGAGCGTGGCGCAGCGGCTGTTTCCCGGTGCGGGCGATTATCAAGCGGCGCAGCGCTGGTGCGGCCTGCGGCCGATGACGCCGGATGGCCCCGGTTATGTGGGCGCCACGCCGATAGCCGGGCTGTTTCTGGCCTGCGGGCAGGGTTCCAACGGCTGGACGCAGGCGGCAGGCGTCGGGCGTATCGTCGCGGATACGATCGCCGGTAAAACGCCGGATATCGATCTGGACGGGTTGACGTTGGCGGGTCGCTGA